A genome region from Engraulis encrasicolus isolate BLACKSEA-1 chromosome 6, IST_EnEncr_1.0, whole genome shotgun sequence includes the following:
- the cirbpb gene encoding cold inducible RNA binding protein b: MSDEGKLFVGGLSYDTTEQSLEEAFSKYGTISKVDVIRDRETDRSRGFGFVTFENPEDAKDAMFAMNGKSVDGRMIRVDEAGKSGGRSGGGFRRGGGGFRGGFRGGRGRGEGGGSYGGDRSYGGDRSYGGDRSYGGDRSYGGDRSYGGSDRSYGGGGGGGYRSSGGYSSGGGGYRGSRSGGYEGGSYRDSYDSYAAHE, encoded by the exons ATGTCTGACGAAGGAAAACTTTTCGTTGGTGGGCTCAGCTACGACACCACTGAGCAGTCATTGGAGGAAGCCTTCTCCAAATATGGGACCATCTCAAAAG TTGATGTGATCAGGGATCGGGAGACAGACCGCTCAAGGGGTTTCGGCTTTGTCACTTTCGAGAATCCTGAAGATGCCAAGGACGCCATGTTTGCAATGAACGGAAAG TCTGTTGATGGCAGGATGATCAGGGTGGACGAGGCCGGCAAGTCTGGCGGCAGGTCCGGCGGAGGCTTCAGGAGAGGCGGCGGCGGATTCCGAGGAGGCTTCCGTGGCGGACGTGGCAGAGGCGAGG GAGGCGGAAGCTACGGAGGTGACAGGAGCTACGGCGGAGACAGAAGCTACGGCGGGGACAGGAGCTACGGCGGAGACAGAAGCTACGGAGGTGACAGGAGCTACGGCGGCAGCGACAGGAGCTACGGCGGTGGCGGCGGAGGCGGATACAGGAGCAGCGGCGGATACTCCTCTGGCGGTGGCGGATACAGGGGGAGCAG aagTGGAGGCTATGAGGGCGGCTCCTACAGAGACAGCTATGACAGTTATG CTGCACACGAGTAA